The following proteins are co-located in the Pan troglodytes isolate AG18354 chromosome 5, NHGRI_mPanTro3-v2.0_pri, whole genome shotgun sequence genome:
- the PSMB8 gene encoding proteasome subunit beta type-8 isoform X2: MLIGTPTPRDTTPSSWLTSSLLVEAAPLDDTTLPTPVSSGCPGLEPTEFFQSLGGDGERNVQIEMAHGTTTLAFKFQHGVIAAVDSRASAGSYISALRMNKVIEINPYLLGTMSGSAADCQYWERLLAKECRLYYLRNGERISVSAASKLLSNMMCQYRGMGLSMGSMICGWDKKGPGLYYVDEHGTRLSGNMFSTGSGNTYAYGVMDSGYRPNLSPEEAYDLGRRAIAYATHRDSYSGGVVNMYHMKEDGWVKVESTDVSDLLHQYREANQ; the protein is encoded by the exons ATGCTCATAGGAACCCCCACCCCGCGTGACACTACTCCCAGCTCCTGGCTGACTTCTAGTCTTCTGGTTGAGGCTGCGCCTTTAGATGACACGACCCTACCCACCCCTGTTTCCAGCGGATGCCCGGGCCTGGAG CCCACAGAATTCTTCCAGTCCTTGGGTGGGGACGGAGAAAGGAACGTTCAGATTGAGATGGCCCACGGCACCACCACGCTCGCCTTCAAGTTCCAGCATGGAGTGATTGCAGCAGTGGATTCTCGGGCCTCAGCTGGGTCCTACATTA GTGCTTTACGGATGAACAAGGTGATTGAGATTAACCCTTACCTGCTTGGCACCATGTCTGGCTCTGCAGCAGACTGTCAGTACTGGGAGCGCCTGCTggccaaggaatgcag GCTGTACTATCTGCGAAATGGAGAACGTATTTCAGTGTCGGCAGCCTCCAAGCTGCTGTCCAACATGATGTGCCAGTACCGGGGCATGGGCCTCTCTATGGGCAGCATGATCTGTGGCTGGGATAAGAAG GGTCCTGGACTCTACTACGTGGATGAACATGGGACTCGGCTCTCAGGAAATATGTTCTCCACGGGTAGTGGGAACACTTATGCCTACGGGGTCATGGACAGTGGCTATCGGCCTAATCTTAGCCCTGAAGAGGCCTATGACCTAGGCCGCAGGGCTATTGCTTATGCCACTCACAGagacagctactctggaggcgtTGTCAATA TGTACCACATGAAGGAAGATGGTTGGGTGAAAGTAGAAAGTACAGATGTCAGTGACCTGCTGCACCAGTACCGGGAAGCCAATCaataa
- the PSMB8 gene encoding proteasome subunit beta type-8 isoform X1, with protein sequence MALLDVCGAPRGQRPEWALPVAGSGRRSDPGHYSFSMRSPELALPRGMQPTEFFQSLGGDGERNVQIEMAHGTTTLAFKFQHGVIAAVDSRASAGSYISALRMNKVIEINPYLLGTMSGSAADCQYWERLLAKECRLYYLRNGERISVSAASKLLSNMMCQYRGMGLSMGSMICGWDKKGPGLYYVDEHGTRLSGNMFSTGSGNTYAYGVMDSGYRPNLSPEEAYDLGRRAIAYATHRDSYSGGVVNMYHMKEDGWVKVESTDVSDLLHQYREANQ encoded by the exons ATGGCGCTACTGGATGTATGCGGAGCCCCCCGAGGGCAGCGGCCGGAATGGGCTCTCCCGGTTGCGGGAAGCGGGCGTCGCTCGGACCCAGGACACTACAGTTTCTCTATGCGATCTCCAGAGCTCGCCTTACCCCGGGGAATGCAG CCCACAGAATTCTTCCAGTCCTTGGGTGGGGACGGAGAAAGGAACGTTCAGATTGAGATGGCCCACGGCACCACCACGCTCGCCTTCAAGTTCCAGCATGGAGTGATTGCAGCAGTGGATTCTCGGGCCTCAGCTGGGTCCTACATTA GTGCTTTACGGATGAACAAGGTGATTGAGATTAACCCTTACCTGCTTGGCACCATGTCTGGCTCTGCAGCAGACTGTCAGTACTGGGAGCGCCTGCTggccaaggaatgcag GCTGTACTATCTGCGAAATGGAGAACGTATTTCAGTGTCGGCAGCCTCCAAGCTGCTGTCCAACATGATGTGCCAGTACCGGGGCATGGGCCTCTCTATGGGCAGCATGATCTGTGGCTGGGATAAGAAG GGTCCTGGACTCTACTACGTGGATGAACATGGGACTCGGCTCTCAGGAAATATGTTCTCCACGGGTAGTGGGAACACTTATGCCTACGGGGTCATGGACAGTGGCTATCGGCCTAATCTTAGCCCTGAAGAGGCCTATGACCTAGGCCGCAGGGCTATTGCTTATGCCACTCACAGagacagctactctggaggcgtTGTCAATA TGTACCACATGAAGGAAGATGGTTGGGTGAAAGTAGAAAGTACAGATGTCAGTGACCTGCTGCACCAGTACCGGGAAGCCAATCaataa
- the TAP1 gene encoding antigen peptide transporter 1, translating to MAELLASTASACSWDFPRAPPSFPPSAASRGGLGGTQSFRPHRGAESPRPGRDRDGVRVPMASSRCPAPRGCRCLPGASLAWLGTVLLFLADWVLLRTALPRIFSLLVPTALPLLRVWAVGLSRWAVLWLGACGVLRATVGSKSENAGAQGWLAALEPLAAALGLALPVLALFRELISWGAPGSADSTRLLHWGSHPSAFVVSYAAALPAAALWHKLGSLWVPGGQGGSGDSVRRLLGCLGSETRRLSLFLVLVVLSSLGEMAIPFFTGRLTDWILQDGSADTFTRNLTLMSILTIASAVLEFVGDGIYNNTMGHVHSHLQGEVFGAVLRQETEFFQQNQTGNITSRVTEDTSTLSDSLSENLSLFLWYLVRGLCLLGIMLWGSVSLTMVTLVTLPLLFLLPKKVGKWYQLLEVQVRESLAKSSQVAIEALSAMPTVRSFANEEGEAQKFREKLQEIKTLNQKEAVAYAVNSWTTSISGMLLKVGILYIGGQLVTSGAVSSGNLVTFVLYQMQFTQAVEVLLSIYPRVQKAVGSSEKIFEYLDRTPRCPPSGLLTPLHLEGLVQFQDVSFAYPNRPDVLVLQGLTFTLRPGEVTALVGPNGSGKSTVAALLQNLYQPTEGQLLLDGKPLPQYEHRYLHRQVAAVGQEPQVFGRSLQENIAYGLTQKPTMEEITAAAVKSGAHSFISGLPQGYDTEVGEAGSQLSGGQRQAVALARALIRKPCVLILDDATSALDANSQLQVEQLLYESPELYSRSVLLITQHLSLVEQADHILFLEGGTIREGGTHQQLMEKKGCYWAMVQAPADAPE from the exons ATGGCTGAGCTTCTCGCCAGCACAGCATCAGCCTGTTCCTGGGACTTTCCGAGAGCCCCGCCCTCGTTCCCTCCCTCAGCCGCCAGTAGGGGCGGACTCGGCGGTACCCAGAGCTTCAGGCCCCACCGGGGCGCGGAGAGTCCCAGGCCCGGCCGGGACCGGGACGGCGTCCGAGTGCCAATGGCTAGCTCTAGGTGCCCCGCTCCCCGCGGGTGCCGCTGCCTCCCCGGAGCTTCTCTCGCATGGCTGGGGACAGTACTGCTATTTCTCGCCGACTGGGTGCTGCTCCGGACCGCGCTGCCCCGCATATTCTCCCTGCTGGTGCCCACCGCGCTGCCGCTGCTCCGGGTCTGGGCGGTGGGCCTGAGCCGCTGGGCCGTGCTCTGGCTGGGGGCCTGCGGGGTCCTCAGGGCAACGGTTGGCTCCAAGAGCGAAAACGCAGGTgcccagggctggctggctgctttgGAGCCATTAGCTGCGGCACTGGGCTTGGCCCTGCCGGTACTTGCCTTGTTCCGAGAGCTGATCTCATGGGGAGCCCCCGGGTCAGCGGATAGCACGAGGCTACTGCACTGGGGAAGTCACCCTAGCGCCTTCGTCGTCAGTTATGCAGCGGCACTGCCCGCAGCAGCCCTGTGGCACAAACTCGGGAGCCTCTGGGTGCCCGGCGGTCAGGGCGGCTCTGGAGACTCTGTGCGTCGACTTCTAGGCTGCCTGGGCTCGGAGACGCGCCGCCTCTCGCTGTTCCTAGTCCTGGTGGTCCTCTCCTCTCTTG gGGAGATGGCCATTCCATTCTTTACGGGCCGCCTCACTGACTGGATTCTACAAGATGGCTCAGCCGATACCTTCACTCGAAACTTAACTCTCATGTCCATTCTCACCATAGCCAG TGCAGTGCTGGAGTTCGTGGGTGACGGGATCTATAACAACACCATGGGCCACGTGCACAGCCACTTGCAGGGAGAGGTGTTTGGGGCTGTCCTGCGCCAGGAGACGGAGTTTTTCCAACAGAACCAAACAG GTAACATCACGTCTCGGGTAACAGAGGACACGTCCACCCTGAGTGATTCTCTGAGTGAGAATCTGAGCTTATTTCTGTGGTACCTGGTGCGAGGCCTATGTCTCTTGGGGATCATGCTCTGGGGATCAGTGTCCCTCACCATGGTCACCCTGGTCACCCTGCCTCTGCTTTTCCTTCTGCCCAAGAAGGTGGGAAAATGGTACCAG TTGCTGGAAGTGCAGGTGCGGGAATCTCTGGCAAAGTCCAGCCAGGTGGCCATTGAGGCTCTGTCGGCCATGCCTACAGTTCGAAGCTTTGCCAACGAGGAGGGCGAAGCCCAGAAGTTTAGGGAAAAGCTGCAAGAAATAAAGACACTCAACCAGAAGGAGGCTGTGGCCTATGCAGTCAACTCCTGGACCACTAGT ATTTCAGGTATGCTGCTGAAAGTGGGAATCCTCTACATTGGTGGGCAGCTGGTGACCAGTGGGGCTGTAAGCAGTGGGAACCTTGTCACATTTGTTCTCTACCAGATGCAGTTCACCCAGGCTGTGGAG GTACTGCTCTCCATCTACCCCAGAGTACAGAAGGCTGTGGGCtcctcagagaaaatatttgagtaCCTGGACCGCACCCCTCGCTGCCCACCCAGTGGTCTGTTGACTCCCTTACACTTGGAGGGCCTTGTCCAGTTCCAAGATGTCTCCTTTGCCTACCCAAACCGCCCAGATGTCTTAGTGCTACAG GGGCTGACATTCACCCTACGCCCTGGCGAGGTGACGGCGCTGGTGGGACCCAATGGGTCTGGGAAGAGCACAGTGGCTGCCCTGCTGCAGAATCTGTACCAGCCCACCGAGGGACAGCTGCTGTTGGATGGGAAGCCCCTTCCCCAATATGAGCACCGCTACCTGCACAGGCAG GTGGCCGCAGTGGGACAAGAGCCACAGGTATTTGGAAGAAGTCTTCAAGAAAATATTGCCTATGGCCTGACCCAGAAGCCAACTATGGAGGAAATCACAGCTGCTGCAGTAAAGTCTGGGGCCCATAGTTTCATCTCTGGACTCCCTCAGGGCTATGACACAG AGGTAGGCGAGGCTGGGAGCCAGCTGTCAGGGGGTCAGCGACAGGCAGTGGCGTTGGCCCGAGCATTGATCCGGAAACCGTGTGTACTTATCCTGGATGATGCCACCAGTGCCCTGGATGCAAACAGCCAGTTACAG GTGGAGCAGCTCCTGTACGAAAGCCCTGAGCTGTACTCCCGCTCAGTGCTTCTCATCACCCAGCACCTCAGCCTGGTGGAGCAGGCTGACCACATCCTCTTTCTGGAAGGAGGCACTATCCGGGAGGGGGGAACCCACCAGCAGCTCATGGAGAAAAAGGGGTGCTACTGGGCCATGGTGCAGGCTCCTGCAGATGCTCCAGAATGA